One Actinomyces respiraculi DNA window includes the following coding sequences:
- a CDS encoding glycogen/starch/alpha-glucan phosphorylase — protein sequence MTQNLASTVPSQVRAVSGRPAEASTRMEVWQGLSAAVVDAIANDWHATDERYRAGRMEHYFSAEFLMGRALLNNLTNLGLVDEAQKAVGAFGHNLSDVLEQEPDAALGNGGLGRLAACFLDSCATLDLPVNGYGILYRYGLFKQLFDDGFQTEHPDAWMEEGYPFVIRREEAQRIVRYQDLTVRAVPHDMPITGYGTRNVNTLRLWKAEPMEEFDYEAFNSQRFTDAIVERERTADISRVLYPNDTTYEGKVLRVRQQYFFCSASLQEIIDTYIAHHGEDLRGFSTYNAIQLNDTHPVLAIPELMRLLMDEHDLGWEEAWAEVVTTFAYTNHTVLAEALETWEVSIFERLFPRVLEIVYEIDRRFRQDMRERGLDEDTIAYMAPVQDGVVRMAWIACYAAYSINGVAAIHTEIIKRDTLKEWYALWPERFNNKTNGVTPRRWLRQCNPRLSAVLDDVVGNDSWVRDLSVLSRFTDGVGDEVLDRLAEVKRANKADFAAWVLEREGVEIDPEAVFDVQIKRLHEYKRQLLNALYILDLYFRMKEDPSLEVPKRVFVFGAKAAPGYVRAKAIIKLINTIAELVNNDPVVSRTLKVVFIHNYNVSPAEHIIPAADVSEQISMAGKEASGTSNMKFMMNGALTLGTLDGANVEILDQVGEDNAYIFGATEDELPVLRETYDPRQAYENVPGLKRVLDALIDGTLDDRGTGGFADIRRSLLEASYESADVYYVLGDFAAYREAKDRMAADYADQRAWQRKVWVNITGSGRFSSDRTISDYAHEVWKIEPESV from the coding sequence ATGACGCAGAACCTGGCTAGCACTGTGCCCTCGCAGGTACGTGCGGTCTCCGGCCGTCCCGCCGAGGCCTCCACCCGCATGGAGGTCTGGCAGGGCCTGTCCGCCGCCGTCGTCGACGCCATCGCCAACGACTGGCACGCCACGGACGAGCGCTACCGCGCAGGCCGCATGGAGCACTACTTCTCCGCCGAGTTCCTCATGGGCCGCGCCCTGCTCAACAACCTCACCAACCTCGGCCTGGTCGATGAGGCGCAGAAGGCCGTGGGTGCCTTCGGGCACAACCTCTCCGATGTCCTCGAGCAGGAGCCCGACGCCGCTCTGGGTAACGGAGGCCTCGGACGCCTGGCCGCCTGCTTCCTCGACTCCTGCGCCACCCTCGACCTGCCGGTCAACGGCTACGGCATTCTCTACCGCTACGGCCTGTTCAAGCAGCTCTTCGACGACGGCTTCCAGACCGAGCACCCCGACGCCTGGATGGAGGAGGGCTACCCCTTCGTCATCCGCCGCGAAGAGGCCCAGCGCATCGTCCGCTACCAGGACCTGACCGTGCGCGCCGTCCCCCACGACATGCCCATCACCGGCTACGGCACGCGCAACGTCAACACGCTGCGCCTGTGGAAGGCCGAGCCGATGGAGGAGTTCGACTACGAGGCCTTCAACTCCCAGCGCTTCACCGACGCCATCGTCGAGCGCGAGCGCACCGCTGACATCTCCCGGGTCCTCTACCCCAACGACACGACCTACGAGGGCAAGGTCCTGCGCGTGCGCCAGCAGTACTTCTTCTGCTCGGCCTCCCTGCAGGAGATCATCGACACCTACATCGCCCACCACGGCGAGGACCTGCGCGGCTTCTCCACCTACAACGCCATCCAGCTCAACGACACCCACCCGGTCCTGGCCATCCCCGAGCTCATGCGCCTGCTCATGGACGAGCACGACCTGGGCTGGGAGGAGGCCTGGGCCGAGGTCGTCACGACCTTCGCCTACACCAACCACACGGTGCTCGCCGAGGCCCTGGAGACCTGGGAGGTCTCCATCTTCGAGCGGCTCTTCCCGCGCGTGCTCGAGATCGTCTACGAGATCGACCGCCGATTCCGTCAGGACATGCGCGAGCGCGGCCTCGACGAGGACACCATCGCCTACATGGCGCCCGTCCAGGACGGCGTTGTGCGCATGGCCTGGATCGCCTGTTACGCCGCCTACTCCATCAACGGTGTCGCCGCCATCCACACCGAGATCATCAAGCGCGACACCCTCAAGGAGTGGTACGCCCTCTGGCCCGAGCGCTTCAACAACAAGACCAACGGTGTGACCCCGCGCCGCTGGCTGCGCCAGTGCAACCCGCGCCTGTCCGCCGTCCTGGACGACGTCGTCGGCAACGACTCCTGGGTGCGCGACCTGTCCGTCCTGTCCCGCTTCACCGACGGCGTCGGCGACGAGGTCCTGGACCGCCTGGCTGAGGTCAAGCGTGCCAACAAGGCGGACTTCGCCGCCTGGGTCCTGGAGCGCGAGGGCGTCGAGATCGACCCCGAGGCCGTCTTCGACGTCCAGATCAAGCGTCTGCACGAGTACAAGCGCCAGCTGCTCAACGCCCTGTACATCCTGGACCTGTACTTCCGCATGAAGGAGGACCCGTCCCTGGAGGTGCCCAAGCGCGTCTTCGTCTTCGGTGCGAAGGCCGCCCCGGGCTACGTGCGCGCCAAGGCGATCATCAAGCTCATCAACACCATCGCCGAGCTGGTCAACAACGACCCGGTCGTCTCGCGCACCCTCAAGGTCGTCTTCATCCACAACTACAACGTCTCGCCCGCCGAGCACATCATCCCGGCCGCTGACGTCTCCGAGCAGATCTCGATGGCCGGCAAGGAGGCCTCGGGCACCTCGAACATGAAGTTCATGATGAACGGCGCCCTGACCCTGGGCACCCTCGACGGCGCCAACGTCGAGATCCTGGACCAGGTCGGTGAGGACAACGCCTACATCTTCGGCGCCACCGAGGACGAGCTGCCCGTGCTGCGAGAGACCTACGACCCGCGCCAGGCCTACGAGAATGTCCCCGGTCTCAAGCGCGTGCTCGACGCCCTCATCGACGGCACCCTCGACGACCGCGGCACGGGAGGCTTCGCCGACATCCGCCGCTCCCTGCTCGAGGCGAGCTACGAGAGCGCCGACGTCTACTACGTCCTGGGTGACTTCGCCGCCTACCGCGAGGCCAAGGACCGCATGGCCGCCGACTACGCCGACCAGCGCGCCTGGCAGCGCAAGGTGTGGGTCAACATCACCGGCTCCGGTCGCTTCTCCTCCGACCGCACGATCAGCGACTACGCCCACGAGGTGTGGAAGATCGAGCCCGAGTCCGTGTGA
- the glgB gene encoding 1,4-alpha-glucan branching protein GlgB — protein MSDVTAPDPTPAATGREPAASTPVGPVPVEPWVLADVAYARYHNPHEVLGAHPGEHGITIRTVRHLADAVAVVTAEGTFPAEHEQDGVWVALLPGDVIPDYRLDVTYGNETTRVDDPYRFMPTLGEMDTYLISEGRHEALWEVLGAHVKTYDGAMGEVTGTAFAVWAPNARAVRVVGDFNYWDGTATAMRSLGASGVWELFVPGVGVGARYKFEICFADGSWHQKADPMARATEVPPATASVVTDQFHEWGDQEWMERRATTDPHSGPMSVYELHVGSWRQGLGYRGLADELVPYLKETGFTHVEFLPVAEHPFGGSWGYQLTGYYAPTARFGTPDDFRYLVDRLHQAGIGVILDWVPAHFPKDEWALARFDGTALYEDPDPQRGEHPDWGTYIFNYGRNEVRNFLVANALYWLEEFHADGLRVDAVASMLYLDYSRDENQWHPNQFGGRENLEAISFLQEATATAYRKNPGIVMVAEESTAWPGVTTPTEYGGLGFGLKWNMGWMNDTLRYMQEEPINRRYHHGELTFSLVYAFSEQFTLPLSHDEVVHGKGSLLSRMPGDPWQELANLRALYAYQWSHPGKQLLFMGQEFGQGSEWNADTSLDWWILDDPGHQGLLRLVSDLNAVYTSSPALWADDFSHRGFEWIEAGDGDHNVLSYLRKGVGPDGRNDLVVIIVNFAGTPHEGYRVGLPFAGGWDEVINTDAPEYGGSGVGNLGHVEAEELPWNGRPASVRLRVPPLGAVFLRPSRD, from the coding sequence ATGAGCGACGTCACTGCCCCCGACCCCACGCCCGCCGCGACTGGCCGTGAGCCCGCCGCTAGCACCCCCGTCGGCCCTGTGCCGGTCGAGCCCTGGGTGTTGGCCGACGTCGCCTACGCGCGTTACCACAACCCTCATGAGGTCCTCGGTGCTCACCCGGGTGAGCACGGGATCACGATCCGTACGGTGCGCCACCTGGCCGACGCCGTCGCCGTCGTCACGGCCGAAGGCACCTTCCCGGCCGAGCACGAACAGGACGGCGTGTGGGTGGCCCTGCTGCCCGGCGACGTCATCCCGGACTACCGCCTCGACGTCACCTACGGCAACGAGACGACCCGGGTCGACGACCCCTACCGCTTCATGCCCACCCTGGGTGAGATGGACACCTACCTCATCTCCGAGGGCCGCCACGAGGCCCTGTGGGAGGTCCTGGGTGCGCACGTCAAGACCTATGACGGCGCCATGGGCGAAGTGACCGGCACAGCCTTCGCCGTGTGGGCGCCCAACGCGCGCGCCGTGCGCGTCGTCGGCGACTTCAACTACTGGGACGGCACCGCCACCGCCATGCGCTCCCTGGGCGCCTCGGGCGTGTGGGAGTTGTTCGTGCCCGGTGTGGGCGTCGGCGCCCGTTACAAGTTCGAGATCTGCTTCGCGGACGGCTCCTGGCACCAGAAGGCCGACCCCATGGCGCGCGCCACCGAGGTGCCGCCCGCCACCGCCTCCGTCGTCACCGACCAGTTCCACGAGTGGGGCGACCAGGAGTGGATGGAGCGCCGCGCCACCACGGACCCGCACTCGGGCCCGATGAGCGTCTACGAGCTGCACGTGGGCTCCTGGCGCCAGGGCCTGGGCTACCGCGGCCTGGCCGACGAGCTCGTCCCCTACCTCAAGGAGACCGGCTTCACGCACGTGGAGTTCCTGCCGGTGGCCGAGCACCCCTTCGGAGGCTCCTGGGGCTACCAGCTGACCGGCTACTACGCCCCCACCGCGCGCTTCGGCACCCCGGACGACTTCCGCTACCTCGTTGACCGCCTCCACCAGGCCGGCATCGGCGTCATCCTCGACTGGGTGCCCGCCCACTTCCCCAAGGACGAGTGGGCGCTGGCCCGCTTCGACGGCACCGCCCTGTACGAGGACCCGGACCCGCAGCGCGGCGAGCACCCCGACTGGGGCACGTACATCTTCAACTACGGGCGCAACGAGGTGCGCAACTTCCTCGTCGCCAACGCCCTGTACTGGCTCGAGGAGTTCCACGCCGACGGCCTGCGCGTGGACGCGGTGGCCTCCATGCTCTACCTCGATTACTCGCGCGACGAGAACCAGTGGCACCCCAACCAGTTCGGCGGGCGTGAGAACCTCGAGGCCATCAGCTTCCTGCAGGAGGCCACGGCGACCGCTTACCGCAAGAACCCCGGCATCGTCATGGTGGCGGAGGAGTCGACGGCGTGGCCGGGCGTGACCACCCCCACCGAGTACGGCGGCCTCGGCTTCGGGCTCAAGTGGAACATGGGCTGGATGAACGACACCCTGCGCTACATGCAGGAGGAGCCGATCAACCGGCGCTACCACCACGGCGAACTCACCTTCTCGCTCGTCTACGCCTTCTCCGAGCAGTTCACCCTGCCGCTGAGCCACGACGAGGTCGTGCACGGCAAGGGCTCCCTGCTGTCCAGGATGCCGGGCGACCCCTGGCAGGAGCTGGCGAACCTGCGGGCCCTGTACGCCTACCAGTGGTCCCACCCGGGCAAGCAGCTGCTGTTCATGGGCCAGGAGTTCGGCCAGGGCTCGGAGTGGAACGCCGACACCTCCCTGGACTGGTGGATCCTGGACGACCCGGGCCACCAGGGCCTGCTGCGCCTGGTCAGCGACCTCAACGCTGTCTACACCTCCTCGCCCGCACTGTGGGCGGACGACTTCTCCCACCGCGGCTTCGAGTGGATCGAGGCGGGCGACGGCGACCACAACGTCCTGTCCTACCTGCGCAAGGGCGTCGGCCCTGACGGGCGCAACGACCTGGTCGTCATCATCGTCAACTTCGCCGGAACCCCGCACGAGGGCTACCGGGTGGGCCTGCCCTTCGCGGGCGGCTGGGACGAGGTCATCAACACCGACGCCCCCGAGTACGGCGGCTCCGGTGTGGGCAACCTCGGCCACGTCGAGGCCGAGGAACTGCCGTGGAACGGCCGTCCTGCCTCGGTGCGCCTGCGCGTGCCCCCGCTGGGCGCCGTGTTCCTGCGGCCGAGCAGGGACTGA
- a CDS encoding tetratricopeptide repeat protein encodes MSMFGAVDLSALAQRQKPATTRPEAQGTDGAATLYPAPLIVDLTAENLRDVAQASTEVPVVVVAYTPRSQVSADVAAQLADLAVDMGGRFELARLDADTAPEVARALQVTAVPTVLALLAGQPVPMFQGAASAEQLRQILDQLLELAAANGVRGRVAVDGDQDPAEPEETEVERAAREAIERGDYAAAIEVYDHAVAQNPGDTALQVARSQVRVLARMDGQDPRALLAAADAAPEDVEAALVGADAALALGDIDGALGRALEAVRSHTGEEREKARLRLLELFDVIGAGAPEVVRARRRLATLLF; translated from the coding sequence ATGAGCATGTTCGGAGCCGTCGACCTGTCCGCCCTCGCACAGCGTCAGAAGCCCGCCACCACCAGGCCCGAGGCGCAGGGGACGGACGGTGCGGCCACGCTCTACCCGGCACCGCTCATCGTTGACCTCACCGCCGAGAACCTGCGTGACGTCGCCCAGGCCTCCACCGAGGTGCCGGTCGTCGTCGTCGCCTACACGCCCCGCTCCCAGGTGTCGGCCGACGTCGCCGCCCAGCTCGCCGACCTCGCCGTCGACATGGGTGGGCGCTTCGAGCTCGCCCGCCTCGACGCCGACACCGCCCCGGAGGTCGCCCGGGCCCTGCAGGTCACCGCCGTGCCCACGGTCCTGGCACTGCTCGCGGGCCAGCCGGTGCCCATGTTCCAGGGGGCGGCCTCGGCTGAGCAGCTGCGCCAGATCCTCGACCAGCTCCTCGAGCTCGCCGCCGCCAACGGTGTGCGCGGGCGCGTCGCCGTCGACGGCGACCAGGACCCCGCCGAGCCCGAGGAGACGGAGGTCGAGCGCGCCGCCCGCGAGGCGATCGAGCGCGGCGACTACGCAGCCGCCATCGAGGTCTACGACCACGCCGTGGCCCAGAACCCGGGCGACACGGCGCTCCAGGTGGCGCGCAGCCAGGTCCGTGTGCTCGCCCGCATGGACGGCCAGGACCCGCGGGCGCTGCTGGCCGCCGCCGACGCCGCGCCTGAGGACGTCGAGGCCGCGCTCGTGGGCGCCGATGCCGCCCTGGCCCTGGGGGACATCGATGGCGCCCTGGGACGTGCCCTGGAGGCTGTGCGCAGCCACACGGGCGAGGAGCGTGAGAAGGCGCGCCTGCGCCTGCTTGAGCTCTTCGACGTCATCGGCGCCGGGGCTCCCGAGGTCGTCCGCGCCCGCCGCCGGCTGGCGACACTCCTGTTCTGA